One window from the genome of Rhodobacteraceae bacterium S2214 encodes:
- a CDS encoding outer membrane protein assembly factor BamD, translating into MSGISKPNGRKARRLGPVLALGLLASCGLLDQETPVELENLTAQQIFAMGELELEKGKADEAANIFGEIERLYPYSGFAQRALIMQAFAFHKNQDYPNSRASAQRYIDFYPVEEDAAYAHYLLALSYYDQIDDIGRDQGLTFQALQALRVVIEQYPGTEYASAAIPKFDLAFSHLAAKEMEIGRYYLKRNNYAAAVNRFRIVVEDFQTTPHTPEALHRLVESYLSLGLTAEAQTAGAILGHNYQSTEWYQDSFALLTGQGLEARSVGDNWLSSIYRQVLLGEWL; encoded by the coding sequence ATGTCAGGCATTTCCAAACCAAATGGGCGCAAAGCCCGCCGCTTGGGCCCTGTACTGGCGCTTGGACTTTTGGCAAGCTGCGGTTTGTTGGACCAAGAAACGCCGGTTGAGCTTGAAAACCTGACTGCGCAGCAGATTTTTGCGATGGGCGAGCTGGAGCTGGAAAAGGGCAAAGCGGACGAAGCGGCCAATATTTTCGGTGAAATCGAACGCCTGTATCCGTATTCCGGGTTCGCCCAGCGTGCGTTGATCATGCAGGCCTTTGCGTTCCATAAGAACCAGGATTACCCGAACAGCCGTGCCAGCGCCCAACGCTACATTGATTTTTATCCTGTCGAAGAAGATGCGGCTTACGCGCATTATCTTCTCGCGTTGTCTTACTACGATCAGATTGATGATATTGGCCGCGATCAAGGGCTGACCTTTCAGGCGTTGCAGGCTTTGCGCGTTGTGATCGAACAATACCCGGGGACGGAATATGCGTCTGCGGCCATCCCGAAATTCGACCTCGCGTTCAGCCATTTGGCTGCGAAGGAAATGGAAATCGGGCGTTATTATCTGAAGCGCAACAATTACGCCGCAGCCGTGAACCGGTTCCGCATCGTGGTTGAGGATTTCCAGACCACACCGCACACACCCGAAGCGTTGCATCGCTTGGTTGAATCGTATTTGTCGCTTGGCCTGACTGCCGAAGCCCAGACGGCTGGTGCCATCTTGGGTCACAACTACCAATCAACCGAATGGTATCAGGACAGTTTCGCATTGCTGACGGGGCAGGGCCTAGAGGCGCGGTCAGTGGGAGACAATTGGTTGTCGTCAATCTACCGCCAAGTGCTGCTTGGCGAATGGCTCTGA
- the recN gene encoding DNA repair protein RecN encodes MLRGLDIRDMLIIDRLELAFQPGLNVLTGETGAGKSILLDSLGFVLGWRGRAELVRAGADQGEVTAVFDLPIGHAGRDVLAEAGIEVEDGEVILRRINTRDGRKTAWINDRRVSGEVLRNLSETLVELHGQHDDRGLLNPRGHRLMLDEYAGLDADITKARAAWKALAEAQKRLSATHARIAEAQAEEEYLRHAVAELDALDPQAGEEATLDTQRRLMQAAEKIRADIAKAGDALGLSGAEGMVNDANRWLIGAADKADGRLDDPLAAIERAVLALDQAQQGVASCLDALTFNPAELEEAEERLFAIRGLARKHNVLADDLGPFADDLRARLAVLDGGAKDLATCEADVMTAQAAYDAAADRLTAKRTKAAKALDKAMAAELAPLKMERAVFVTMVTPTDAGPEGRDNVAFTVATNPGAPAGPLNKIASGGELSRFLLALKVCLTQAGKGGLTMIFDEIDRGVGGATADAVGRRLSELAGGGQVLVVTHSPQVAALGQHHWRVEKRQTKKETTSTVVPLLDDARIDEIARMLSGDTVTDAARAAAEALMAPSS; translated from the coding sequence ATGCTACGCGGCTTAGACATACGCGACATGTTGATCATCGACCGGTTGGAACTTGCGTTCCAGCCCGGTTTGAATGTGCTGACGGGCGAAACTGGTGCTGGTAAGTCTATCCTACTGGATTCACTGGGGTTTGTGCTGGGATGGCGTGGCCGTGCCGAACTTGTGCGCGCCGGCGCTGATCAAGGTGAAGTGACTGCGGTTTTCGATCTTCCTATAGGCCATGCCGGACGCGATGTTCTGGCTGAAGCCGGGATCGAAGTTGAAGACGGCGAGGTTATTCTGCGCCGGATCAACACACGTGACGGCCGCAAAACCGCGTGGATCAATGACCGCCGCGTCAGTGGTGAAGTGTTGCGCAATCTGTCCGAAACGCTGGTGGAACTGCACGGCCAGCATGATGATCGCGGGCTTTTGAACCCGCGTGGTCATCGGTTGATGCTGGACGAATACGCAGGCCTTGATGCAGACATCACGAAGGCTCGCGCCGCGTGGAAAGCACTGGCTGAGGCGCAAAAACGCCTGAGCGCGACACACGCCCGCATCGCCGAAGCACAAGCCGAAGAAGAATATCTGCGCCATGCGGTGGCTGAATTGGATGCCCTTGATCCGCAAGCGGGTGAAGAGGCGACATTGGATACTCAGCGCCGCCTGATGCAAGCCGCTGAAAAGATTAGGGCCGATATCGCGAAGGCTGGCGATGCGTTGGGCCTGTCCGGTGCGGAAGGCATGGTGAACGATGCGAACCGCTGGTTGATTGGTGCCGCTGACAAGGCCGACGGGCGTCTGGATGATCCGTTGGCTGCGATTGAACGGGCTGTTCTGGCGCTGGATCAGGCCCAGCAAGGCGTTGCGTCCTGTTTGGATGCCCTGACGTTTAACCCCGCCGAGTTGGAAGAAGCCGAAGAACGGTTGTTTGCCATTCGCGGTTTGGCTCGTAAGCATAACGTTTTGGCCGATGATCTTGGTCCGTTTGCCGATGATCTACGCGCGCGGTTGGCCGTGCTGGATGGCGGTGCGAAAGATCTTGCCACGTGCGAGGCTGACGTGATGACCGCGCAGGCGGCTTACGATGCGGCGGCGGATCGTTTGACCGCAAAACGCACCAAGGCCGCAAAGGCGCTGGACAAAGCGATGGCTGCCGAATTGGCGCCGCTTAAGATGGAACGCGCTGTTTTTGTGACGATGGTCACGCCGACAGACGCAGGCCCTGAAGGCCGCGACAATGTGGCCTTTACGGTTGCGACGAACCCCGGCGCACCTGCTGGACCATTGAACAAGATCGCTTCAGGCGGGGAATTGTCCCGCTTCTTGCTGGCTTTGAAAGTCTGTCTGACCCAAGCGGGCAAGGGCGGTCTGACGATGATCTTTGATGAAATCGACCGTGGTGTTGGTGGAGCGACTGCCGATGCGGTCGGGCGGCGTCTGTCCGAACTGGCAGGCGGTGGTCAGGTGCTTGTGGTGACACATTCCCCGCAGGTCGCAGCCCTTGGGCAGCACCATTGGCGTGTCGAAAAGCGGCAGACCAAGAAAGAAACAACATCTACGGTTGTGCCTTTGCTTGATGACGCGCGTATCGATGAAATTGCGCGCATGTTATCGGGCGATACTGTGACCGATGCAGCACGCGCCGCTGCCGAAGCCCTGATGGCACCAAGCAGCTAG